The following are encoded together in the Gloeomargarita sp. SKYB120 genome:
- the gap gene encoding type I glyceraldehyde-3-phosphate dehydrogenase, translating to MTLKVGINGFGRIGRLVFRAGIDDPNVEFVGINDLVPPDNLAYLLKYDSTHGRFRGTVEAKEDGIVVNGRFVPCFCCKDPAELPWAKVGVDYVVESTGLFTSYDGASKHLTAGAKRVVISAPTKDPDKVATFVVGVNDHQFDPAQHTIVSNASCTTNCLAPIAKVIHEHFGLAEGLMTTVHSFTATQPTVDGPSKKDWRGGRGATQNIIPSSTGAAKAVALVLPELKGRLTGMAFRVPTPNVSVVDLTFRTEKSTSYKEICAAMKAASEGPLRGILGYTEEEVVSTDFNGDPHSSIFDAGAGIELNPHFFKVVAWYDNEWGYSLRVLDLMRRMAQKEGLLV from the coding sequence GGTGCCCCCGGATAACCTGGCCTACCTGCTCAAGTACGACTCCACCCACGGGCGCTTCCGGGGTACGGTGGAGGCTAAGGAGGATGGGATTGTGGTGAATGGGCGCTTTGTTCCCTGTTTTTGCTGCAAAGACCCGGCGGAATTGCCCTGGGCGAAAGTGGGTGTGGACTACGTGGTGGAATCCACCGGCCTGTTTACGAGCTACGACGGGGCCAGCAAGCACCTAACGGCGGGTGCCAAACGGGTGGTCATTTCTGCGCCCACCAAAGACCCCGATAAAGTCGCCACGTTTGTTGTGGGTGTCAATGACCATCAGTTCGACCCGGCCCAGCACACCATTGTTTCCAACGCCAGTTGCACCACCAACTGCCTGGCCCCCATCGCCAAGGTGATTCATGAGCATTTCGGGTTAGCGGAGGGGTTGATGACCACGGTGCATTCGTTTACAGCTACCCAACCCACCGTCGATGGCCCCAGCAAAAAGGACTGGCGTGGCGGGCGGGGCGCGACCCAAAACATCATTCCGTCTTCAACGGGAGCGGCCAAAGCAGTGGCACTTGTATTACCCGAACTGAAGGGGCGGTTGACAGGGATGGCGTTCCGGGTGCCCACGCCCAATGTCTCGGTAGTGGACCTGACCTTCCGCACCGAAAAAAGCACCAGTTACAAGGAAATCTGCGCGGCGATGAAAGCGGCCAGCGAAGGACCCTTGCGGGGCATTTTGGGTTATACGGAGGAGGAAGTCGTTTCTACTGATTTCAACGGCGACCCCCACTCCAGCATTTTTGATGCAGGCGCTGGGATTGAGTTAAATCCCCACTTTTTCAAGGTGGTGGCCTGGTACGACAACGAGTGGGGCTACTCCCTGCGGGTGCTGGACCTGATGCGCCGGATGGCCCAGAAAGAAGGGCTGCTGGTCTAG
- a CDS encoding alpha/beta hydrolase: MAALDWWQWLGRAVRITAGVYGGLLLLLWLGQARLMYFPSRQIVATPQDTGLSYEDLRLTTADGVTISAWWIPAPDPNAPVLLFAHGNGGNISYRLPYMRIFYGLGLASLFFDYRGYGESEGEPTEQGTYLDGEAAWRYLTETRHIPPERIVLYGESLGGAIATYLAVRFRPAGVILGSTFTSVPDIAKGLFPYMPVDWLAQFQYNNLERIQQIHVPVLVIHSPQDEIIPFDHGKRLYAAANEPKFFLQIQGDHNEGFLDSLPVYEAGIRQFLEKIFHTQN, from the coding sequence ATGGCTGCACTCGACTGGTGGCAATGGCTGGGGCGAGCTGTACGCATCACTGCCGGCGTCTATGGGGGATTATTGTTATTGCTGTGGTTAGGGCAGGCGCGGCTCATGTATTTTCCTAGTCGCCAGATCGTTGCCACCCCCCAGGACACGGGATTGTCCTACGAGGACCTGCGCTTGACGACTGCCGATGGGGTCACGATTAGCGCTTGGTGGATTCCTGCCCCTGACCCCAATGCGCCGGTGCTTTTATTTGCCCACGGCAACGGCGGCAATATCAGCTACCGCTTGCCCTACATGCGCATCTTTTATGGGCTGGGCCTGGCCAGTTTGTTTTTCGACTACCGGGGCTACGGCGAGAGCGAAGGAGAACCCACTGAGCAGGGCACCTATCTCGACGGCGAAGCGGCCTGGCGTTATCTCACCGAGACGCGTCACATTCCCCCGGAGCGCATTGTCCTGTATGGCGAGTCGCTGGGGGGAGCGATTGCCACCTATTTAGCCGTGCGTTTCCGACCGGCAGGGGTGATTTTGGGTTCTACATTCACCAGCGTTCCCGACATCGCCAAGGGTCTGTTTCCCTACATGCCGGTGGACTGGCTGGCTCAATTTCAGTACAACAACCTGGAGCGCATCCAGCAGATTCATGTGCCGGTGCTGGTCATCCATAGCCCCCAGGATGAAATCATCCCCTTCGACCACGGGAAACGGTTGTACGCTGCTGCCAACGAACCCAAATTTTTCTTGCAAATTCAGGGGGATCACAACGAAGGATTTTTAGATT